A genomic stretch from Georgenia muralis includes:
- the tal gene encoding transaldolase — protein sequence MSETTPTDRLAELSAHGVSIWLDDLSRARLTGGGLRRLIDERHVVGVTTNPTIFAAALSQGSSYDEQMATLATAGTDLDEAVMAVTTDDVREAADLFAPVHEATGGQDGRVSIEVDPRLAKDTERTIEQARILWSTVDRPNLMVKIPATVEGLPAITQAIGEGISVNTTLIFSLDRYRAVANAYLDGLERAQRAGIDLAKIRGVASFFVSRVDSEIDARLDKIGTDEAKALKGKAGIANARLAFEAYEEIFSTPRWEELAAAGAHPQRPLWASTGVKDPAYPDTMYVDELVVDGVVNTMPEKTLEAAADHADLRGDTVHGTYDAARAHLDALERLGISYTDVTDTLEAEGVEKFEKSWDELLETVTAALARTAAR from the coding sequence ATGAGCGAGACCACCCCGACCGACCGGCTCGCCGAGCTCAGCGCGCACGGCGTCTCCATCTGGCTGGACGACCTGTCCCGCGCCCGCCTCACCGGCGGAGGGCTGCGCCGGCTCATCGACGAGCGCCACGTCGTGGGCGTGACGACCAACCCCACGATCTTCGCCGCCGCCCTCTCCCAGGGCAGCTCCTACGACGAGCAGATGGCGACCCTGGCCACTGCCGGCACCGACCTGGACGAGGCCGTCATGGCGGTCACCACCGACGACGTCCGGGAGGCGGCCGACCTCTTCGCGCCGGTCCACGAGGCGACCGGCGGCCAGGACGGCCGCGTGTCCATCGAGGTGGACCCACGCCTGGCGAAGGACACCGAGCGCACGATCGAGCAGGCCCGGATCCTGTGGTCGACCGTCGACCGCCCCAACCTCATGGTGAAGATCCCGGCCACGGTCGAGGGCCTGCCCGCCATCACCCAGGCGATCGGTGAGGGGATCAGCGTCAACACGACGCTCATCTTCTCCCTCGACCGCTACCGCGCCGTCGCCAACGCCTACCTCGACGGGCTCGAGCGCGCCCAGCGGGCCGGGATCGACCTCGCCAAGATCCGCGGGGTGGCGAGCTTCTTCGTCTCCCGCGTCGACAGCGAGATCGACGCGCGCCTGGACAAGATCGGCACCGACGAGGCCAAGGCCCTCAAGGGCAAGGCCGGCATCGCGAACGCGCGCCTGGCCTTCGAGGCGTACGAGGAGATCTTCTCCACCCCGCGCTGGGAGGAGCTCGCCGCCGCCGGCGCCCACCCGCAGCGCCCGCTCTGGGCGTCCACCGGTGTCAAGGACCCCGCCTACCCCGACACGATGTACGTCGACGAGCTCGTCGTCGACGGCGTCGTCAACACCATGCCGGAGAAGACCCTCGAGGCCGCGGCGGACCACGCGGACCTGCGCGGGGACACCGTGCACGGCACGTACGACGCCGCCCGGGCGCACCTCGACGCCCTCGAGCGTCTCGGCATCTCCTACACCGACGTCACCGACACCCTCGAGGCCGAGGGCGTCGAGAAGTTCGAGAAGAGCTGGGACGAGCTCCTCGAGACCGTCACCGCCGCGCTGGCACGGACGGCGGCGCGATGA
- the tpiA gene encoding triose-phosphate isomerase, producing MATTRTPLMAGNWKMNLDHHEAIALVQKLAWTLKDAKHDAAAVEVVVVPPFTDLRSVQTLVDGDKLDIRYGAQDVSAQASGAYTGEISATMLAKLGVSYAVVGHSERRQYHGEDDALVGAKAKAALGAGITPIICVGEGLDVRKAGDQVSYTLAQLDGAYAGLSADEAARTVVAYEPVWAIGTGEVATPEDAQEVCGAIRGRLAELYDDSVAQTVRVLYGGSVKSSNVASIMAKEDVDGALVGGASLQAEEFAAIARFQDHQVGL from the coding sequence ATGGCCACCACCCGCACGCCCCTCATGGCGGGCAACTGGAAGATGAACCTCGACCACCACGAGGCCATCGCGCTCGTCCAGAAGCTCGCCTGGACCCTCAAGGACGCCAAGCACGACGCCGCGGCCGTCGAGGTCGTCGTCGTCCCGCCGTTCACGGACCTGCGCTCGGTGCAGACCCTCGTCGACGGCGACAAGCTCGACATCCGCTACGGCGCCCAGGACGTCTCCGCGCAGGCCTCCGGCGCGTACACCGGCGAGATCTCGGCGACGATGCTCGCCAAGCTCGGCGTCAGCTACGCCGTCGTCGGGCACTCCGAGCGCCGGCAGTACCACGGCGAGGACGACGCCCTCGTCGGCGCCAAGGCCAAGGCCGCGCTCGGCGCGGGCATCACGCCGATCATCTGCGTCGGTGAGGGCCTGGACGTGCGCAAGGCGGGCGACCAGGTCTCCTACACCCTCGCCCAGCTGGACGGCGCCTACGCCGGCCTCAGCGCGGACGAGGCCGCGCGGACCGTCGTGGCGTACGAGCCGGTCTGGGCCATCGGTACCGGTGAGGTGGCGACGCCGGAGGACGCCCAGGAGGTCTGCGGCGCGATCCGGGGCCGGCTGGCCGAGCTGTACGACGACTCCGTCGCCCAGACGGTGCGCGTGCTCTACGGCGGCTCGGTGAAGTCGTCCAACGTCGCCTCGATCATGGCGAAGGAGGACGTCGACGGCGCCCTCGTGGGCGGCGCGAGCCTCCAGGCGGAGGAGTTCGCGGCCATCGCGCGCTTCCAGGACCACCAGGTCGGTCTGTAG
- the secG gene encoding preprotein translocase subunit SecG, producing MDVLRIIIEVVLVITSIFLVMTVLMHKGKGGGLSDMFGGGLSSSIGSSGVAERNLNRITIGVALVWTTAVVLLGLIQKFEI from the coding sequence GTGGACGTCCTTCGGATCATCATCGAGGTCGTGCTGGTGATCACCAGCATCTTCCTCGTCATGACCGTCCTCATGCACAAGGGCAAGGGCGGCGGGCTGTCGGACATGTTCGGCGGCGGGCTGTCGAGCTCCATCGGCTCCTCCGGCGTGGCCGAGCGTAACCTCAACCGGATCACCATCGGCGTCGCGCTCGTGTGGACGACCGCCGTGGTGCTGCTCGGTCTGATCCAGAAGTTCGAGATCTAG
- a CDS encoding phosphoglycerate kinase produces the protein MKTIEDLGDLRGKRVLVRSDFNVPLDGTTITDDGRIRAALPTLTALTKAGARVVVTAHLGRPKGAPEARYSLAPVAARLGELLGQDVVLAKDTVGEDARAVVEGLADGDVALLENIRFDARETSKDEAERGALADELAALADVYVSDGFGVVHRKQASVFDVAQRLPHAAGTLVFKEIDSLRRATENPERPYVVVLGGSKVSDKLGVIANLLGKADRLLIGGGMVFTFLAAQGHGVGKSLLEEDQVETVKGYLVQAQEKGVEIVLPTDIVVAPEFKADAPATVVAADAIPDDQMGLDIGPESAKAFAAKIADARTIVWNGPMGVFEFDAFAAGTRAVAQAMSDADGFTIVGGGDSAAAVRTLGFDESTFSHISTGGGASLEFLEGKTLPGIAVLED, from the coding sequence ATGAAGACCATCGAGGACCTCGGCGATCTGCGCGGCAAGCGCGTGCTCGTCCGCTCCGACTTCAACGTCCCGCTCGACGGCACCACCATCACCGACGACGGCCGCATCCGCGCCGCCCTGCCCACGCTCACCGCGCTGACGAAGGCCGGCGCCCGCGTCGTCGTCACCGCGCACCTCGGCCGCCCCAAGGGCGCGCCGGAGGCCAGGTACTCCCTCGCACCGGTCGCCGCCCGCCTGGGTGAGCTCCTCGGCCAGGACGTCGTCCTCGCCAAGGACACCGTGGGCGAGGACGCCCGCGCCGTCGTCGAGGGCCTGGCCGACGGCGACGTCGCCCTGCTCGAGAACATCCGCTTCGACGCCCGCGAGACCTCCAAGGACGAGGCCGAGCGCGGCGCCCTGGCCGACGAGCTCGCGGCGCTGGCCGACGTCTACGTCTCCGACGGGTTCGGCGTCGTCCACCGCAAGCAGGCGTCGGTCTTCGACGTCGCCCAGCGGCTCCCGCACGCGGCGGGCACTCTGGTCTTCAAGGAGATCGACTCCCTGCGCCGGGCCACCGAGAACCCCGAGCGTCCCTACGTCGTCGTGCTCGGCGGCTCGAAGGTCTCCGACAAGCTCGGCGTCATCGCCAACCTCCTGGGCAAGGCCGACCGCCTCCTCATCGGTGGCGGGATGGTCTTCACCTTCCTCGCGGCCCAGGGCCACGGCGTCGGGAAGTCCCTGCTCGAGGAGGACCAGGTCGAGACCGTCAAGGGCTACCTCGTCCAGGCGCAGGAGAAGGGCGTCGAGATCGTCCTGCCCACCGACATCGTCGTGGCGCCGGAGTTCAAGGCCGACGCGCCGGCCACGGTCGTCGCCGCGGACGCGATCCCGGACGACCAGATGGGCCTGGACATCGGTCCGGAGTCCGCCAAGGCCTTCGCGGCCAAGATCGCCGACGCGCGCACCATCGTCTGGAACGGCCCCATGGGCGTGTTCGAGTTCGACGCGTTCGCGGCCGGCACCCGCGCGGTCGCCCAGGCGATGTCCGACGCCGACGGCTTCACCATCGTCGGTGGCGGCGACTCCGCCGCGGCGGTGCGCACCCTCGGGTTCGACGAGTCGACGTTCTCGCACATCTCCACGGGCGGCGGCGCCTCCCTGGAGTTCCTGGAGGGCAAGACCCTCCCCGGCATCGCCGTCCTGGAGGACTGA
- the gap gene encoding type I glyceraldehyde-3-phosphate dehydrogenase, which translates to MTIRVGINGFGRIGRNFTRAVLASGADIQIVGVNDLTDNKTLAHLLKYDSVFGVLKEDVSFTEDTITVGGQTFKALEEKDPAALPWGELGADIVIESTGRFVDAESAGKHIAAGAKKVIISAPAKNEDATFVVGVNHTEYDPANHHIISNASCTTNCLAPMAKVLDAEFGIVRGLMTTIHAYTADQNLQDGPHRDLRRARAAALSMIPTSTGAAKAVSLVLPQLKGKLDGYAMRVPTPTGSATDLTFTAGRDVTVEEVNAAIKKASETEELKDVLEYTEDPIVSADIVGNPHPSIFDAGLTKVIGNQVKVVAWYDNEYGYASSLVKLSEYVGARL; encoded by the coding sequence GTGACCATCCGCGTCGGCATCAACGGCTTCGGCCGCATCGGCCGCAACTTCACCCGCGCTGTGCTGGCCTCCGGCGCCGACATCCAGATCGTGGGTGTCAACGACCTCACCGACAACAAGACGCTGGCCCACCTGCTCAAGTACGACTCCGTCTTCGGCGTCCTCAAGGAGGACGTGTCGTTCACCGAGGACACCATCACCGTCGGCGGGCAGACCTTCAAGGCCCTCGAGGAGAAGGACCCCGCCGCGCTGCCGTGGGGCGAGCTCGGCGCCGACATCGTCATCGAGTCCACCGGCCGCTTCGTGGACGCCGAGTCCGCCGGCAAGCACATCGCCGCCGGGGCCAAGAAGGTCATCATCTCCGCGCCCGCGAAGAACGAGGACGCCACCTTCGTCGTCGGCGTGAACCACACCGAGTACGACCCGGCGAACCACCACATCATCTCCAACGCCTCGTGCACCACGAACTGCCTGGCACCCATGGCCAAGGTGCTCGACGCCGAGTTCGGCATCGTGCGCGGTCTCATGACCACCATCCACGCGTACACCGCCGACCAGAACCTCCAGGACGGCCCGCACCGCGACCTGCGTCGCGCCCGCGCCGCCGCCCTGTCGATGATCCCGACCTCCACCGGTGCGGCCAAGGCCGTCTCGCTGGTCCTGCCCCAGCTCAAGGGCAAGCTCGACGGCTACGCCATGCGCGTGCCGACCCCGACCGGCTCCGCCACCGACCTCACCTTCACCGCGGGCCGCGACGTCACCGTCGAGGAGGTCAACGCCGCGATCAAGAAGGCCTCGGAGACCGAGGAGCTCAAGGACGTCCTGGAGTACACCGAGGACCCGATCGTCTCCGCCGACATCGTCGGCAACCCGCACCCGTCGATCTTCGACGCCGGCCTGACCAAGGTCATCGGCAACCAGGTCAAGGTCGTCGCCTGGTACGACAACGAGTACGGCTACGCCAGCTCGCTGGTGAAGCTCTCGGAGTACGTGGGCGCGCGTCTCTGA
- a CDS encoding RNA polymerase-binding protein RbpA produces the protein MAGGSAIRGSRVGAGPMGEAERGEAAPRVWVSYWCNQGHEVRPSFAKEPDIVIPETWDCPRCGGPAGQDKENPPSPTKNEPYKTHLAYVKERRSDEDGAALLDEALAALRERRGG, from the coding sequence GTGGCTGGTGGAAGTGCGATCCGTGGTTCGCGCGTGGGCGCGGGCCCCATGGGTGAGGCCGAGCGCGGCGAGGCGGCCCCCCGGGTGTGGGTGTCCTACTGGTGCAACCAGGGCCACGAGGTGCGCCCGAGCTTCGCCAAGGAGCCCGACATCGTCATCCCCGAGACGTGGGACTGCCCGCGGTGCGGCGGGCCGGCCGGCCAGGACAAGGAGAACCCGCCCTCGCCGACCAAGAACGAGCCCTACAAGACCCACCTCGCGTACGTGAAGGAGCGCCGTTCCGACGAGGACGGCGCCGCGCTCCTCGACGAGGCCCTCGCCGCCCTGCGCGAGCGCCGCGGGGGCTGA
- a CDS encoding glucose-6-phosphate dehydrogenase assembly protein OpcA, whose protein sequence is MIINLRGTTSAKIGSRLVSLREEGGAVALGRVLTLVVLAADDATAERAIRTSNDVSREHPSRVIVVLPDEPPAEGTQPRLDAQIRVGGDAGASEVIVLRPRGGGGSTPDTLVMPLLLPDAPIVAWWPTDPPAAPSQHPIGLMAQRRITDSTLCPDPAKALTALAQNYSPGDSDLAWAGLTLWRSILAAALDEPPLDPVTAVTVSGSPVHPSVDLLAAWLGLRLGCPVEIRGEGHDAISGVVLERASGPISLQRPQGSAVAALSRPGRPDQYVNLPIRDVRNGLMEELRRLDPDVTYGQVLTEGLALLGAPALQA, encoded by the coding sequence GTGATCATCAACCTCCGGGGGACCACCTCGGCCAAGATCGGCAGCCGGCTCGTCTCCCTGCGGGAGGAGGGCGGCGCCGTCGCCCTGGGCCGGGTGCTGACCCTCGTCGTCCTCGCCGCCGACGACGCGACGGCGGAGCGGGCCATCCGCACCTCCAACGACGTCTCGCGCGAGCACCCCTCCCGCGTGATCGTCGTCCTGCCCGACGAGCCGCCGGCCGAGGGCACCCAGCCGCGCCTGGACGCCCAGATCCGGGTGGGCGGCGACGCCGGCGCGTCCGAGGTCATCGTGCTGCGGCCCCGCGGCGGGGGCGGCTCGACACCCGACACCCTCGTCATGCCGCTGCTGCTGCCCGACGCCCCGATCGTGGCGTGGTGGCCGACCGACCCGCCCGCCGCGCCCTCGCAGCACCCCATCGGCCTCATGGCCCAGCGCCGGATCACCGACTCCACGCTGTGCCCCGACCCGGCCAAGGCCCTGACCGCGCTGGCGCAGAACTACTCCCCCGGCGACTCCGACCTCGCCTGGGCGGGGCTGACGCTGTGGCGCAGCATCCTCGCCGCCGCCCTCGACGAGCCGCCGCTGGACCCCGTCACGGCCGTGACGGTCTCGGGCTCCCCGGTCCACCCGTCGGTGGACCTGCTCGCGGCGTGGCTGGGCCTGCGCCTGGGCTGCCCGGTGGAGATCCGCGGCGAGGGCCACGACGCCATCAGCGGCGTCGTCCTCGAGCGGGCCTCGGGCCCCATCTCCCTGCAGCGCCCGCAGGGCTCGGCCGTCGCGGCGCTGTCCCGGCCGGGACGGCCCGACCAGTACGTCAACCTGCCCATCCGCGACGTGCGCAACGGCCTCATGGAGGAGCTGCGCCGTCTCGACCCGGACGTCACCTACGGGCAGGTGCTCACCGAGGGCCTGGCCCTGCTGGGGGCGCCCGCGCTGCAGGCCTGA
- a CDS encoding glucose-6-phosphate isomerase, with translation MTRPATVVWAGPEEGAVVEVSATGDAARAVGDHVPRLVAEKVASRLAAQDPTLWGEAAEAEAAVRLGWTDLHATSRPLLAPLRALREELAAEGVDRVVLCGMGGSSLAPEVVAGTAGAQLTVLDSTDPDQVRRALDGDLRATVVVVSSKSGSTLETDSHRRIFEAAFADAGIDAASRIVVVTDPGSPLHEAATAAGYRAVLEADPHVGGRFSALSAFGLVASALAGADVEQLLDEAAEVAEVYAEDSEANPALVLAAALAGTEPLRDKIVLRDAGSGLFHLGDWVEQLVAESTGKDGTGLLPVVVGSRAPELDGAAPDVLPVVLLPLTDDAAPASDGPGDAAPGSDGFGDAAEADGRAGDGNDDDDAARTEVTVAGSLGAVLLLWENAVAIAGRLLGVNPFDQPDVEAAKSAARGLLESTPPPERPAFEDSGVEVRASAELLGGADTVAGAVEALLATLGERGYLAVMAYLDREGRAADLLGDVRADLAARTGRPVTFGWGPRFLHSTGQLHKGGPAVGAFLQITGEAEHQVLVPGRDFDLAALLAAQAAGDAAVLAGLGRPVLRLHVTTPDALAWLAGVLAGPVNP, from the coding sequence ATGACCCGTCCCGCCACCGTCGTGTGGGCGGGTCCCGAGGAGGGCGCCGTGGTGGAGGTCAGCGCCACCGGCGACGCCGCCCGGGCCGTGGGCGACCACGTGCCCCGGCTCGTCGCCGAGAAGGTGGCCTCCCGCCTCGCCGCCCAGGACCCCACCCTGTGGGGTGAGGCCGCCGAGGCCGAGGCCGCCGTCCGGCTCGGCTGGACCGACCTGCACGCCACCTCCCGCCCGCTGCTGGCTCCCCTGCGCGCCCTGCGCGAGGAGCTCGCCGCCGAGGGCGTCGACCGGGTCGTCCTGTGCGGCATGGGCGGCTCCTCGCTCGCGCCCGAGGTCGTCGCGGGCACCGCCGGCGCCCAGCTGACGGTCCTGGACTCCACCGACCCCGACCAGGTCCGCCGCGCCCTCGACGGCGACCTGCGCGCCACCGTCGTGGTCGTGTCCTCGAAGTCGGGCAGCACCCTCGAGACCGACTCCCACCGCCGGATCTTCGAGGCCGCGTTCGCCGACGCCGGGATCGACGCCGCGAGCCGGATCGTCGTCGTCACCGACCCCGGCTCGCCGCTCCACGAGGCGGCGACGGCGGCCGGCTACCGTGCCGTCCTCGAGGCCGACCCGCACGTGGGCGGACGCTTCTCCGCGCTGAGCGCCTTCGGGCTCGTGGCCTCGGCCCTGGCGGGCGCCGACGTCGAGCAGCTCCTCGACGAGGCGGCGGAGGTCGCCGAGGTCTACGCCGAGGACTCCGAGGCCAACCCCGCGCTCGTCCTCGCCGCCGCCCTCGCCGGCACCGAGCCCCTGCGCGACAAGATCGTCCTGCGCGACGCCGGCTCCGGGCTGTTCCACCTCGGGGACTGGGTCGAGCAGCTCGTGGCCGAGTCCACCGGGAAGGACGGCACCGGCCTGCTGCCGGTGGTCGTCGGCTCACGCGCGCCCGAGCTCGACGGCGCGGCTCCCGACGTCCTGCCGGTCGTGCTCCTGCCGCTCACCGACGACGCAGCACCGGCGTCCGACGGGCCCGGCGACGCCGCACCGGGCTCGGACGGTTTCGGCGACGCCGCCGAGGCTGACGGCCGCGCTGGAGACGGCAACGACGACGACGACGCGGCCCGGACCGAGGTGACCGTCGCCGGCTCGCTCGGTGCGGTGCTGCTCCTGTGGGAGAACGCCGTCGCCATCGCGGGGCGGCTCCTCGGCGTCAACCCCTTCGACCAGCCCGACGTCGAGGCCGCCAAGTCCGCCGCTCGCGGCCTGCTGGAGTCCACCCCGCCGCCCGAGCGCCCCGCCTTCGAGGACTCCGGGGTGGAGGTGCGCGCGTCCGCGGAGCTCCTCGGCGGCGCGGACACGGTCGCGGGCGCCGTCGAGGCCCTCCTCGCCACCCTGGGCGAGCGGGGCTACCTCGCGGTCATGGCCTACCTCGACCGGGAGGGCCGCGCTGCGGACCTCCTCGGGGACGTGCGCGCGGACCTCGCCGCGCGCACCGGCCGGCCCGTCACCTTCGGGTGGGGCCCACGGTTCCTGCACTCGACCGGCCAGCTCCACAAGGGCGGCCCGGCCGTGGGCGCCTTCCTCCAGATCACCGGCGAGGCCGAGCACCAGGTGCTCGTGCCGGGCCGGGACTTCGACCTCGCCGCCCTCCTCGCCGCCCAGGCGGCCGGCGACGCCGCGGTGCTCGCCGGCCTCGGCCGGCCGGTGCTGCGGCTGCACGTGACCACCCCCGACGCCCTGGCGTGGCTCGCCGGCGTCCTGGCCGGACCGGTGAACCCATGA
- the zwf gene encoding glucose-6-phosphate dehydrogenase, with protein sequence MNANVNPLRDPRDRRLPRIAGPSGVVIFGITGDLARKKLMPAIYDLANRGLLPPSFALTGFGRREWSTEQFAQVVHDAVRENARTPFDERTWAQLVSGFRFVQGEFDDDDAFDRLAETVQGLDAERGTGGNHAFYLSVPPDAFPVVLRQLARSGLSDSTGDSWRRVVIEKPFGHDLASARALDDVVSEVFPPDSVFRIDHYLGKETVQNLLAMRFANQLFEPIWNANHVDHVQITMAEDIGIGTRAGYYDGIGAARDVIQNHLLQLLALTAMEEPVSFDAESLRAEKEKILSAVRLPPDLSAHTARGQYGAGWQGGEEVRGYLEEDGIPSDTATETYAALRLDIDTRRWAGVPFYLRAGKRLGRRVTEIAVVFKRAPHLPFDLSATQELGHNALVIRVQPDEGVTIRFGAKVPGTAMEVRDVTMDFGYGHAFTENSPEAYERLILDVLLGDPPLFPHQREVELSWQILDPVINQWAADGRPETYQPGSWGPPSADAMLAADGRTWRRP encoded by the coding sequence ATGAACGCGAACGTCAACCCCCTGCGCGACCCGCGCGACCGGCGCCTGCCCCGCATCGCCGGACCCTCCGGGGTGGTGATCTTCGGCATCACCGGCGACCTGGCGCGCAAGAAGCTCATGCCGGCGATCTACGACCTCGCCAACCGCGGCCTCCTGCCGCCGTCGTTCGCGCTCACCGGGTTCGGCCGGCGCGAGTGGTCCACCGAGCAGTTCGCCCAGGTGGTCCACGACGCCGTGCGCGAGAACGCCCGCACGCCCTTCGACGAGCGCACGTGGGCCCAGCTCGTCTCGGGCTTCCGGTTCGTCCAGGGCGAGTTCGACGACGACGACGCCTTCGACCGTCTCGCCGAGACCGTCCAGGGCCTCGACGCCGAGCGCGGCACCGGCGGCAACCACGCCTTCTACCTCTCCGTCCCGCCCGACGCCTTCCCCGTGGTGCTGCGCCAGCTCGCCCGCTCGGGCCTGTCGGACTCCACCGGCGACAGCTGGCGGCGCGTGGTCATCGAGAAGCCCTTCGGGCACGACCTGGCCTCCGCGCGGGCGCTCGACGACGTCGTCTCCGAGGTCTTCCCCCCGGACTCCGTCTTCCGCATCGACCACTACCTCGGCAAGGAGACGGTCCAGAACCTCCTCGCCATGCGGTTCGCCAACCAGCTCTTCGAGCCGATCTGGAACGCCAACCACGTCGACCACGTCCAGATCACCATGGCCGAGGACATCGGCATCGGCACCCGCGCCGGCTACTACGACGGCATCGGCGCGGCCCGCGACGTCATCCAGAACCACCTCCTGCAGCTCCTCGCGCTCACCGCGATGGAGGAGCCCGTCTCCTTCGACGCGGAGTCCCTGCGCGCCGAGAAGGAGAAGATCCTCTCCGCGGTCCGGCTGCCTCCGGACCTCTCCGCGCACACCGCCCGCGGCCAGTACGGCGCCGGCTGGCAGGGCGGGGAGGAGGTGCGCGGCTACCTCGAGGAGGACGGGATCCCCTCGGACACCGCCACCGAGACCTACGCCGCGCTGCGCCTGGACATCGACACCCGGCGGTGGGCCGGGGTGCCGTTCTACCTGCGGGCCGGCAAGCGGCTGGGCCGCCGGGTCACCGAGATCGCGGTGGTCTTCAAGCGGGCACCGCACCTGCCCTTCGACCTCTCCGCCACCCAGGAGCTGGGGCACAACGCCCTGGTCATCCGGGTCCAGCCGGACGAGGGGGTGACCATCCGGTTCGGCGCCAAGGTGCCCGGGACGGCGATGGAGGTCCGCGACGTCACCATGGACTTCGGGTACGGCCACGCCTTCACGGAGAACTCGCCGGAGGCCTACGAGCGGCTCATCCTCGACGTCCTCCTCGGCGACCCGCCGCTGTTCCCGCACCAGCGCGAGGTCGAGCTGTCGTGGCAGATCCTCGACCCGGTCATCAACCAGTGGGCCGCCGACGGCCGCCCGGAGACCTACCAGCCCGGGTCGTGGGGCCCGCCCAGCGCCGACGCCATGCTCGCCGCCGACGGCCGCACCTGGCGCCGGCCGTGA